Below is a window of Defluviimonas sp. SAOS-178_SWC DNA.
CAACAAGACGCTCGCCGAACTCCAGCCGGAAGAGGCCGCCTACCTCGCCGCGCTTCCGAAGGCGCCCTACAGCTACCACCCGGTGAAAAACCGCGAGGCGGCGATCGACCGGCGGAACTATGTCCTGCGCGAGATGTTCCAGAACGGCTATATCGACAAGCCGACGCTCGACACCGCGCTTGCGGCGCCGCTGAAGACGGTGCAGGGCGGCGACTACCCGTCGTTCAAGGGCTCGCTGCCGCCGCGCGACTATTTCACCGACGAGATCCGCCGCCAGCTGTCGCGGAGTTTCGGCGAGGACGAGTTCTTCGGCGGCGGCCTGACGATCCGGGCGACCGAGGATCCCGAGATGCAGCTTGCGGCCGGGACCGCGCTTCAGGAAGCGCTCGAGAATTACGACCGCAACCAGGGGATCTGGCGCGGGACGCGCAAGGTCGTTCCACGCGAGGCGCTCGCCTCGGAGGAAGCCTGGCGAACGGCCCTGAGCGAGGCCGACGTGCCGCGCGACGTGCCGGGCTGGCTGCCGGCCGTGGTCCTCGAAGTCGGCGAGAAATCCGCGCGGATCGGGATCGAGGGCGTCTCGGACGACGCAGACGGCCACTGGATTCCCTCCGAGGACGTGACCTGGGCGCGCAAGCGGCAGGCGGACGGGCGGCTAGGCAAGACGGCGAAGGTCGCGGGCGATCTCGTCTCGGTCGGCGATGTCGTTCTGGTCGCGGCGCTTGCCAACGACGACGGCACGTTCAAGCGCTGGTCGCTTCGGCAGGTGCCGGAAGTGCAGGGCGGCTTCATGGCGATGGACGTCAATACCGGTCGGGTCATCGCGATGCAGGGCGGGTTCTCCTACCAGTCCTCGGTCTTCAACCGCGCGACGCAGGCCGAGCGTCAGCCGGGTTCGTCGTTCAAACCCTTCGTCTATGCCGCCGCGCTCGACAGCGGCTTCTCGCCCGCGACCATCGTGGTCGACGCGCCGATCGAGGTCGACACGCCCCAGGGCCTGTGGCGGCCGAAGAACGCGTCCAACAAGTTCTACGGGCCCACGCCGCTTCGCACCGGCATTGAACAGTCGCGGAACCTGATGACCGTGCGGGTGGCGCAGGAAATCGGCATGGATACCGTCGCCGGGTATGCCGAGCGCTTCGGCGTCTACGATCATCTCGACCGGTTCCTGGCCAATGCGCTCGGCGCGCAGGAAACCACCCTGTTCAAGATGGTGGCGGCTTACGCGATGTTCGCCAATGGCGGCGAACGGGTGGAGCCGACGCTCGTCGACCGTGTGCAGGACCGCTGGGGCCGGACGATCTACCGCCACGACCAGCGCGACTGCGTCGACTGCAAGTTCGCGAGCCTCGATCCCGGCGCCGCGCCGCGCATCAATTCCAACCGCGAGCGGGTGATGGACCCGGTGACTGCCTATCAGCTGACCTCGATGCTGCAGGGCGTGGTCCAGCGCGGCTCGGGCTCCGGCGTCCGGTTGCCGGTGCCGGTCGGCGGCAAGACCGGCACCACGAACGACGCCAAGGACGTCTGGTTCATCGGCTTTACCTCGAACATCGTCGCGGGCTGCTACATGGGCTACGACCAGCCCCGTACCCTTGGCAGGGGCGCCTATGGCGGCACGCTTTGCGTTCCGGTCTTCAACGCGTTCATGAAGGAGGCCGTGGCGAAGTACGGCGGCGGCCAGTTCAAGGTTCCCCAGGGCGGGCACTTCATCAAGATCAACCGGTTCACCGGCGAACGTCTGCCCGACGACGTCTCGGGCGATTTCGTCCAAGCCGAGTTCTTCCGCGACGGCGAGATCCCGATCTTCGGCATCGGCGCGATGGTCGACGGCGGCTTCGGGATGGGCCAGAACCTGCCGCTTTACGCCTATGGAGAGGTTGGCGGCGACGAGGGCGGCACAACGGTGACCACCGCGACGGGCAAGACCAAGATCATTCCGAAGAAGGCCGATTTCGGCACCCTGAGTTCCGGCGGGCTTTACTGATATCTGCCGGAGGTGTGCCCATCTCACCGCTGACGTCCCGGGGACGGGACGGGGCCATCCTCATGGATTTTTGAACCTGCGGGGCGCGGCTCTCTTGCCCGGGGCGGGTGGGTCCGGTATCACGCCCGACGACTGACGGAAGGAAACGGCCATGCGCGCCGAGATGGAAAACATTGTCGAGGCGGTGGGGAAGTCGCTGAAGCTGCTCGGGCAGCGGATGGATTGGGAAACCGCGCCGCACCGGCTTGAAGAAATGAACGCGATGATCGAGGACGGCGACCTCTGGTCCGATCCCGCCCGCGCGCAGAAGCTGATGCGCGACCGCCAGGTGCTGATCGATGCCGTCGAGACCTACCGCCGGATCGAGCGCGAGCTGAAGGACAATGTCGAGCTGATCGAGCTTGGCGAGATGGAAGGCGACAAGGATATCGTCGAAGAGGCTGAAGGCGCACTCCGGGCGCTGAAGGAGCTTTCCGCCGCGAAGGAGCTGGAGGCGCTCCTCGACGGCGAGGCCGACGGCAACGACACCTTCCTCGAGATCAATGCGGGCGCCGGCGGGACTGAGTCCTGCGACTGGGCGTCGATGCTGGCGCGGATGTATGTCCGCTGGGCCGAGAAGAAGGGTTACAAGGTCGATTTGATGAGCGAAAGCGCCGGCGAAGAGGCCGGCATCCGCTCCGCCACCTACAAGATTTCCGGGCCGAACGCCTATGGCTGGCTGAAGTCGGAATCCGGTGTCCACCGGCTGGTGCGCATCTCGCCCTATGACAGCGCCGCGCGGCGGCACACATCCTTCTCTTCGGTCTGGGTCTATCCGGTGGTCGACGAGAATATCGAGATCGTCATCCCCGACAACGAGATCCGCATCGACACCTACCGTTCCTCGGGGGCGGGCGGCCAGCACGTCAACACCACCGACTCGGCGGTGCGGATCACCCACCTTCCGACCAACATCGTCGTGACCTCGTCGATGAAGTCGCAGCACCAGAACCGCGAAATCGCGATGAACGCGCTGCGCTCGCGGCTTTACCAGCTCGAACTCGACCGGCGGAACGCCGCGATCAACGCCCAGCACGACGCCAAGGGCGATGCCGGCTGGGGCAACCAGATCCGCTCCTACGTGCTCCAGCCCTACCAGATGGTGAAGGACCTGCGCACGGGGTACGAGACGTCGGACACCCAGGGCGTTCTCGACGGCGACCTCGACGGGTTCATGGCTGCAACGCTCGCACTGGACGTCGCAGGCAAGAGCCGCGCCGAGGCGCAGGCCGGCGACTGACGTCCAGACCGCCGGCGGGGCTCTCCGCCGCTCCGCAGGGGTGAAGGGCGAGGGCAAGCTCTCCTTCCGCGATGGTACTTGCCAGCCGACCGGATCGTATCCTAGCCTTCCCCTTGCGCGCAACGGAGGAGGAAAGATGACTGACATGCGGGCAGAGGCGGATGCCCTGCCGGAGGTGGGACACGTCGCCGTGTCCGATATCAAAGACGTCCTGAAAGCCGGGCTCGCGGATTTTCTCAGGGCGCCGGCCTTCGGGCTCTTCTTCAGCGCGATCTACGTGGCCGGAGGGATCCTCATCTATCTGGTCTATACGGCGGCTGGACAGGAATGGTGGTTGGCCCCCGTCATCGTCGGCTTCCCGATCCTTGCCCCGTTCGCCGCGGTCGGGCTCTACGAGGTCAGCCGGCGGATCGAGGCGGGGGAACCGCTGGTCTGGCGTGAGGTTCTGGGCGTGGTCTTTTCCCAGAAGGACAGGCAGATCCCGTCAATAGCGGTGGTGATCCTTCTGATGTTCATGTTCTGGATCTTCGTCGCGCACTCGATCTTCGCGCTCTTCATGGGGCTTTCGGCGATGACCAACGTCACCTCTTCGCTGGCGATTCTGCTCGAAGGCAACGGACCGATCATGCTCCTTGTCGGGTCCGCCATCGGGGCCGGATTCGCGGCGGTCCTCTTCTCGATCACGGTGGCCGGCTTGCCGCTTCTTCTGGATCGGGAGGTCGATTTCGTCTCGGCGATGATCCTGTCGGTGAAATCGGTCTTGGCGAATATCGGGGCGATGATCGTCTGGGGTGTCGTGATCTCGGTGCTGCTCTTCCTCGGAATGCTGCCGCTTTTCCTCGGCCTCTTCCTTGTCTTGCCGATCCTCGGCCACGCGACCTGGCACATGTACCGGCGGCTGCTCGAAAGGTGACAGGGCCCCCCACCGGGCGCAAACGACAACGGGCGCCCAGGGGCGCCCGTCCGTTTCTGTTGCCGATCCGGTCAGATCGGGCGGTTACTTACTTGCCCGCGCTCGCAGCGGCCGGCGCGACGGCCGGCTTCTGCCCGCCGCTCGTGGCAAGCGGATCTTCCTGGCGCTGCACCGAACCTTCGAAATGCGCGCCCGACTCAATGGCGATCGTCTTGTGGATGATGTCGCCCTCGACCCGCGCCGTGGAGGTGAGACGAACCTTGAGGCCGCGCACGCGGCCGATGACCCGGCCGTTCACGACGATATCGTCCGCCACGATCTCGCCCTTGATCGTCGCGCTTTCGCCGACGGTCAGAAGATGCGCGCGGATATCGCCCTCGACGACGCCCTCGACCTGGATATCGCCCGAGGTCTTCACGTTCCCGGTGATCGTCAGGTCGGAGGACAGCACCGATGCCGGCGGCTTGGCCTTGGGTGCCGAAGAGGTGTAGTCGAAGGCAGGCTTCGTTGCGGCCGGCTCGGCAGCCTTGGGGTGATCGCTCTCTGCCCCCGCTTTCGGTCCGGGTTCATTGATCCTGCTTTTAGAAAACATTGTTCGCCGCCTTGATAAACGTCATCGGGTTGACTGCTGAGCCATTCACGCGCACCTCGTAGTGTAGATGGGTGCCTGTCGAACGACCGGTATTCCCCATATCACCGATCCGGTCCCCGCGCGAGACCTTTTGGCCGACCTCGACGCGCACTTTTGAGAGATGGCCGTATCGGGTTTCAAGCCCGAATTCATGGCGGATCTTGACGAGATTTCCATAGCCCGATTCCCATCCGGCATGGACGATTGTGCCATCCGCGGTGGCATAGACCGGCGAGCCGAGCGCACCGGCGAGGTCGGTTCCCTCATGCATCCGGCCCCAGCGCCGGCCAAAGCCCGACGTGTAGCGGAACGAGGTCTTGAGAGGCATCGCGAAGGGCGCCTTCTCGACGGCGAGCCGGTAGAGGTTCATCCGGTCGAGGCCTTCGAGGATCCGTCCCGCGCGCTCCGAATCCGGGTCGCCTCCGGGCGCGATCATCGGTGCGAGCGGGCCGAGCGGGCCGCCCTGGCCGGAATAGCCGCGCCGGACCTGATCGATCAGGTCGTCCGGATCGAGGCCGGCGGAGGAAAACATCTTGTCGAGCGGCGCCATCGAGATCGTCACCGCCTCTTCGAGGCTGGCGAAGATGTCGTCGTGACGCTCTTCGAGAAGCTTCATCTCGTAGGCGATCTCGTCGGCGTCGGCCTTGGCGTTGTCGGCAACTTCGGCCATCGCATCCCGCTCGACCGCGGTGCGCCCCAGCGCGGCCGTGACGAAGCCGAGCGTTTCGGCCACGTCCTCAGATGCGACGCCGCCGTTTGCGGTGCGCTGCGGCCCTTCGGAGGCGGCGGCGGCCAATTCGGCCACGCGGCGATTGGAATCGTCACGCTCGGTCATCGTGCGCCTGAGCGTCGACTGGATGACGCCGATTCCGGTTTCCAGCTCCTTGCGGCGTTCCTCGGACGCGAGAAGCGCGGACTGCATCGCCGAAACCTGCCCAAGGGCCAGCGCGAAGCGTTCCTGCGCGGCAACTGCCTCTTCGGCGCGCTTGTCGCGTTCCGTCGACAGCGCGTCCAGCCGCGCCTCATACGTCGCCTGCTCGCGCCGGGCCTGTTCGCGGGCATTGCCCGAACCGATCGAATCCATCAGGAGGATCGCCGTGGCGACAATGGTCCAGGCCAGGACGGCGGCAGACCCCGCAAGAGCGACGGCCTGTGTGACGGGCCGGAGGCGAACGAAACGTGTCTCGGTATCGGAGCGCAGAAAAAGTCGCTGTTCCGGAAGTCGGCGTTCGAGCGCCGCATGAAAGCGGCCAATGACACGTCCTGGCAAGCCTGCCCCCGTTATCTTGGTCATCCAGAGAGGCGGGTTCATATCCCCAAGAACCCGGCAAGGAGGGATTAGCAACCGTGACGGGTGCTCGCAAGACGTTTGAGCCCCGGGGCCGGGGGACCGGCCGGATCGCGCCGCTCTCGGCGAAATCCCGCCGATGTGCGCGTCCCGCCAGCCCGGAATTTTCTCATGATTACCGAGTCTTCAACGATAACCCGCCGTTCCGGGCGCGGTGGCGACCTCCTCGGCCAGAGGCCAGTAGAAGTCGGGCGGAAGCCCGGATTCGGCGCGCTTTTCCTCGTTGAACGGCGGCTTCAGCGGGCCGTGGAAATACTGCCGGACAAGGCGGTGGAAGACCTCCTTTGGGTCGATTCCGTCGCGTCCGCAGAGCCAGTTGAACCACTTCACCCCATAGGCGACATGGCCGACCTCGTCGGCGTAGATCGTGCGCAAGGCCGCGACGGCGGCCGCATCGCCGGCTTTTTCGAAAATCCCGATCATTCCCGGCGTCACATCCAGCCCGCGTGCCTCAAGCACCATCGGCACGACGGCGAGGCGGCCCAGCAGATCTCCGGCGGTATCCTCCGCCGCGCGCCACATGAAGGCATGGGCGGGCAGCGCGCCGTAGTGGCTGCCCAGACTCTCAAGACAATCACAGAGAAGGTTGAAATGCTTGGATTCCTCGTCCGCCGACTTCACCCAGTCATCGTAGAAACCGGGCGGCATCGGCACCTCGGTGAAGCGGGCGATGATGTCCCAGTGCAGATCCACCGCATTGAGTTCGATATGCGCCAGCGCGTGCAGAAGGGCGATCCGTCCCTGCGGGCTGCCGGTGCGTCGGCGCGGCACGTCGCGCGGCGGCAGGAGTTCTGGCGTTTCCGGGCGCGCGGGCCGCAACGGCGGTTCCGCATGGCCAACCTCCAACGGCGCGCCTGCGTCCCATGCGGCCCGCCAGCGGGCCGCATGGGCATGCGACAGGGCGGTCTTCGCGCGCCCGTCGGCGGTGGTCAGAACCTCCACCGCCATTTCGGCGAGCGTGAGGGTCACAGCGCCCGCGCCGCGTCGAGGACCTCGGTCGCATGGCCATCGACCTTCACCGACGGCCAGATCCGGGCGATCGTTCCCGTTCCGTCGATCAGGAAGGTGAAACGGGTAATGCCCATGTAGGTCTTCCCGTACATCTTCTTTTCGCCCCAGACACCGTAGCGTTCGCAGGTGTCGCCCCCTTCGTCAGAGGCGAGAATCACGCCAAGTCCGTGTTTCTTGCAGAACCGGTCATGCGCCTTCACGCTGTCCTTGGACAATCCGACGACAACCGTGCCCGCCTCTGCGAACTCGTCCGACAGACGGGTGAAGTCCAGCGCCTCGGTCGTGCAGCCGGGCGTGTCGTCCTTGGGGTAGAAATAGAGAACCACCTTCTTCGGCGCGAGGCCGGAGAGAGAGACCGTGCCGCCGCCGTCGCGCGGGAGGGTGAAATCGGGGGCCTTGTCGCCTTCGCTGAGCATCTCTCTGCCTTCCTTTGCCGTGAGCTTCCGCTTTGTGTTTTAATCCGGTTTCCGCAAAGATAAAGGGAGGCCCGGAAGCGACCTGCCATCAAGGCGGGAACGGGCAGGGCGGCAGGATGACGGAAAAGGACGCGACGACGGGCTCCGCACCCGCCCCGAAGCCGCATTGGCGGCATCCGGGGCTGTGGCTGCTTGCGCTTGCCGCCGTTCTTCTGATCCTCGTCAATATCGGGCTGGGCCTGACCGGCAAGGTGATCTCCGCCCCGGCCTGGGTGGTGGAGCGGATCGAGGCGCGGGCGAACCTGGCCCTCGCCGGGGTCGCATCGGCCAAGGTCGGGGGGGCGGAACTTGTCGTCGACGGCCGTTTCGTGCCGCATGTCCGGCTTCGGGCGGTCGAGCTTTTCGCGCCGAGCGGTGCCCGGATCGCGATCCTGCCGGATCTGCGCACGACCCTGAAGGCGCAACCGATCCTGCGCGGCAGGCTGGAGCCGCGTACGCTCTCGATGTTCGGCGCGCAGATCGCGCTGCGCCGGTTGCCGGACGGAAGCCTCGACCTGTCGGTCGGCGCCGACATGACCGGGGTGGCGGGGGCGCTCGGGCCGGCGGAGGTCGTGAAGGCGGTCGATGCGGCCTTTGCCCTGCCGGTGCTGAACGGGATCGAACGGATCACGGTCGAGGGGCTGGACCTTCGCCTCCGCGACGATCGCAGCGGGCAGGTCTGGAATGCGGCGGGCGGCTGGCTCGCCTTCAACCAGACTGCGGCAGAGATCGGGATCGACCTCGGTTTCACGGTGGAAGAGGCCGGGCGGCGACAAGCACGGGCGCAGATCAGTTTCACGTCGGTCAAGGGCTCGCCCGAGTCGACGCTGTCGGCGCGGATCACGGATGTGTCGGCCCGCGATCTTGCCACGCAATCGCCGGCCCTTGCCTGGCTCGCGGCGCTCGACGCGCCGATTTCCGGGTCGATCCGCTCCGGTATTGCGGCCGATGGTAGTTACAGCGACCTGAACGCGACGCTTGAAATCGGCGCGGGCGCGCTGCAACCGACGGAAGGAACCAAGCCGGTGCGGTTCGACCGGGCGCGGATTGATCTCGATTACGATCCCGCAACCGGCGAAATCGTCTTTCCCGATATCGCACTGGACGGTCCGGCGCTGCAGGTCCGGGCCGGCGCGAAAGCCTGGTTGAAGGATGTGAAGAACGGGCTTCCGAGTGCGCTTGTGGGGCAGGTGAAGATCACCGACCTGAAGGCGGATCCCGAAGGGCTTTTTGCCGATCCGGTCACGTTCAGCGAAGGGGCGCTCGACTTCCGCCTGGCGCTCGACCCGTTCCGTGTCGATCTTGGCCAGCTTGTTCTTCTGGACGGCGACCGGCGGATCAGCGCCAAGGGCGATATCACGACCGCGCCCGAGGGCTGGGCGGTCGCGCTCGACGTCGCGATCAACCGGATCGAAAGCGAACGGCTGCTGGCCTTATGGCCGGTTGCGGCGGTGCCGAAGACGCGCGCCTGGCTCGAGGAAAACGTCGCGACGAGCGAGCTTTTCGCCGTGAAGTCGGCGTTCCGGCTCAGGCCGGGGACCGATCCGCATTTCATGCTCGGCTGGGAGTTCAGGGATACCGAGGTTCGCATCCTCAAGACCCTGCCGCCGGTCGAAGAAGGGGCGGGCTATGCGACGATCAATGGCTACACCTACACGCTCGTGGTCGATCGCGGCCACGTGACCGCGCCCGAAGGCGGACGGGTCGAGATGGCCGGGTCGGTGATGGAAATTCCCGACCTCCGGATCAAGCCGGCACCCGCGCGGTTCACCTTGCGAACCGACAGTGCCATCACCGCGGCGCTTTCGCTGCTCGATCAGCCGCCCTTTCAGTTCCTCACGAAATCCGAACGGCCCGTCGATCTGGCCGAGGGACGGGCGCGGGTCGAGGCGGTGCTCGAATTCGCGCTGGCGCCGAAGATCGCGACCGAGGATGTCGATTACAATGTCAAGGCCGAGCTGTCAGACGTCAGGTCCGAGAAGATCGCGCCGGGGCGGATGTTGGCTGCCGGTGCGCTGACCCTGACCGCGAACCGCGCGGGGATGGAGATTTCAGGTCCGGCCACGCTCTCCGGCATACCTATTGACGTGAGGTGGCGGCAGGAGTTCACGCCGGAGCAGAAGGGCAAAAGCCGCGTGGACGGCACGATGGAGCTTTCCCGACGCGCGCTTGAAGCGTTCGGGGTAGAGTTGCCGAAGGGGACGGTCTCCGGCACCGGGCGGGCGACGGTCACGCTCGACCTCGCGAAGGGCGAGGCGACGGATTTCGCCATTGCGTCCGACCTTGCCGGCGTGACCCTGCGTATCCCCGAGATCGGATGGTCGAAAACCGCCGTCCAGCGCGGCCGGTTCGCGATCCGCGGGCGGCTTGGCCAGCCGGCCGAGATCGACCGGATGGAGCTTGCGGCCGCCGGGCTGACCGTCGCCGGCGATCTGGTGCTGAAAGCCGATGGTGGGTTCGACGCGGCGCGGTTCGGCACCGCCCGGCTCGGCAACTGGTTCGATGGTCAGGTGAACCTGACGGGGCGCGGCAAGGGACAGTCGGTCGGGGTCACCGTCAACAGCGGCCGGCTCGATCTCAGGCGGGCAACCTTCGGCGCGGGCGGCGGCAGCGGGGGCGGCCCGATCACCGTCGCACTCGACCGGCTCCAAGTATCGGACGGCGTCGCGCTGACCGGCTTTCGCGGCAATTTCACGACCCGCACGGGCTTTACCGGCGATTTCACCGGCAGGGTCAATGGCGAGGCGCCGGTCCGGGGCTCCGTCCTGCCCGACGGCGCGCGCAGCGCCTTTCGCATCACCGCCGATGATGCCGGGTCCGTCCTGCGCGCGGCGGGCGTCTTCACCCGCGGCGTCGGCGGAGCCTTCGACATGGCGCTTCGGCCGCTGGCCGCCGACGGCCAGTATGACGGCACCCTCGCGATCCGGGGAATCCGTGTCGTCGATGCGCCGGCGCTGGCCGATCTTCTCGATGCGATCTCGGTCGTGGGGCTTCTGAGCCAATTGAATGGCCCCGGTATCCTTTTCAGCGATGTCAAAGGCCGGTTCCACCTGACGCCATCGGCGGTCGAGATCCGCGAGGGCTCCGCCGTTGGTCCCTCGCTCGGCATCTCGGCCGCGGGCACCTATCAGGCCGGCGCCGGTCAGCTGGACCTTCAGGGCACGATTTCGCCGGTCTACATGCTGAACGGAATCGGTCAGATCTTCTCGAAAAGACGCGAGGGGCTGTTCGGGTTCAACTATCGACTGACCGGGCGCGCCGACGATCCGAAGGTCACTGTCAATCCGCTGTCGATCTTCACGCCGGGCATGTTCCGCGAGATCTTCCGCGCCGAACCTCCGAAGCTGAGCCAATGAACCTGAACGACTTCGACTTCGACCTTCCCGAGGGTCTGATCGCCACGCGTCCGGTGCGCCCGCGCAGCGCCGCGCGGCTTCTCGTGGCCGAGGGCGACACTATACGAGACCTGCATGTCGCCGATTTGCCGGATCTTCTCGGCCCCGGCGACCGGCTTGTCCTGAACGATACGAAGGTCATCCCGGCGCGCCTGTCCGGCACGCGCACCCGGGAAACGGGGCAGGGGCCCGTGACGGCAAGGGTCGAGGCGACGCTTCTGGAGCCGCGTCCCGGCGGGCATTGGGCGGCCCTCGCGAAGCCGCTCCGCAAGCTCCGGGAGGCGGAGGTCATCCGCTTTTCCGACCGTCTCTCGGCCACCGTCGAACGTATCACCGAAGGGCAGGCGGAGCTGTCGTTCAACCTTTCCGGCGCCGATTTCGACGCCGCCCTTGCCGAGGCCGGTCAGATGCCGCTGCCGCCCTATATCGCCGCGCTGCGCGCGCCCGACGCGCAGGATTCCGAGGATTACCAGACCGTCTTCGCCCGCGCGGCCGGAGCGGTCGCGGCCCCCACGGCATCGCTGCATTTCGACGACGCGCTTCTCGCCAGGCTCGCCGCGAAGGGCGTCGCCTTCACCCATGTGACCCTTCACGTCGGGGCCGGCACCTTCCTGCCGGTGAAGGTGGAGGACGTGACCACGCACCGGATGCATTCCGAATGGGGCGAGGTCACCGAAAAGGCCGCCGCCGAGATCAACGCGACCCGTGCCGCCGGCGGGCGGGTGATCCCGGTCGGCACCACGGCGTTGCGGCTGATCGAAAGTGCCGCCGACGAGACGGGGCGCGTCCGTCCGTGGCGCGGACCGACAGACATCTTCATCTATCCCGGCCATGCGTTCCGGGTGACCGACGGGCTCATGACCAATTTCCACTTGCCGAAATCGACGCTTCTGATGCTCGTCTCGGCGCTGATGGGGACGGGCCGGATCCGCCGGATCTATGCGCATGCCATCGCATCGGGCTACCGCTTTTTCTCCTACGGCGATGCCTCGCTTCTTCTGCCGGAACGGCGCGGTCCGCCGACCTCCGGTCGCCCACAGGCCTGAACCCCGTCCTTTTTCTGGCCAGACTGGCCGCCCGCGGAGTAAATAGATTTCGATGCTGACCGTTCTGCGCAATTCCTGGGCCCTTCTCCTGGGCATCATGCTCCTGATGCTTGGCAACGGCATGCAGGGCACCCTTCTCGGCATCCGGGGCGGGATCGAGGGTTTTTCGACCACGCAGATGTCCTACGTCATGTCGGCCTATTTCCTCGGCTTCCTCTTCGGCTCGCGCATGACGCCGGAGATGCTGCGGAGGGTGGGCCATGTCCGCGTCTTCGCCGCGCTCGGGTCGATGATCTCGGCGGTCCTCGTGCTGTATGCGGCGGCTCCGGACTGGATGGCCTGGGCGGCGATGCGGGTGGTGATCGGGTTTTCCTTCTCGGGCGTCTACATCACGGCCGAAAGCTGGCTGAACGACGCGTCCACGAACGAAACCAGGGGGCAGGCGCTGTCGCTCTACATGATCATGCAGATGATCGGCATCGTGGCCGCGCAGGCGATGCTGAACATGGGGGATCCCTCGGGCTACATCCTGTTCGTCATCCCCTCC
It encodes the following:
- the queA gene encoding tRNA preQ1(34) S-adenosylmethionine ribosyltransferase-isomerase QueA; protein product: MNLNDFDFDLPEGLIATRPVRPRSAARLLVAEGDTIRDLHVADLPDLLGPGDRLVLNDTKVIPARLSGTRTRETGQGPVTARVEATLLEPRPGGHWAALAKPLRKLREAEVIRFSDRLSATVERITEGQAELSFNLSGADFDAALAEAGQMPLPPYIAALRAPDAQDSEDYQTVFARAAGAVAAPTASLHFDDALLARLAAKGVAFTHVTLHVGAGTFLPVKVEDVTTHRMHSEWGEVTEKAAAEINATRAAGGRVIPVGTTALRLIESAADETGRVRPWRGPTDIFIYPGHAFRVTDGLMTNFHLPKSTLLMLVSALMGTGRIRRIYAHAIASGYRFFSYGDASLLLPERRGPPTSGRPQA
- a CDS encoding AsmA-like C-terminal region-containing protein, which encodes MTEKDATTGSAPAPKPHWRHPGLWLLALAAVLLILVNIGLGLTGKVISAPAWVVERIEARANLALAGVASAKVGGAELVVDGRFVPHVRLRAVELFAPSGARIAILPDLRTTLKAQPILRGRLEPRTLSMFGAQIALRRLPDGSLDLSVGADMTGVAGALGPAEVVKAVDAAFALPVLNGIERITVEGLDLRLRDDRSGQVWNAAGGWLAFNQTAAEIGIDLGFTVEEAGRRQARAQISFTSVKGSPESTLSARITDVSARDLATQSPALAWLAALDAPISGSIRSGIAADGSYSDLNATLEIGAGALQPTEGTKPVRFDRARIDLDYDPATGEIVFPDIALDGPALQVRAGAKAWLKDVKNGLPSALVGQVKITDLKADPEGLFADPVTFSEGALDFRLALDPFRVDLGQLVLLDGDRRISAKGDITTAPEGWAVALDVAINRIESERLLALWPVAAVPKTRAWLEENVATSELFAVKSAFRLRPGTDPHFMLGWEFRDTEVRILKTLPPVEEGAGYATINGYTYTLVVDRGHVTAPEGGRVEMAGSVMEIPDLRIKPAPARFTLRTDSAITAALSLLDQPPFQFLTKSERPVDLAEGRARVEAVLEFALAPKIATEDVDYNVKAELSDVRSEKIAPGRMLAAGALTLTANRAGMEISGPATLSGIPIDVRWRQEFTPEQKGKSRVDGTMELSRRALEAFGVELPKGTVSGTGRATVTLDLAKGEATDFAIASDLAGVTLRIPEIGWSKTAVQRGRFAIRGRLGQPAEIDRMELAAAGLTVAGDLVLKADGGFDAARFGTARLGNWFDGQVNLTGRGKGQSVGVTVNSGRLDLRRATFGAGGGSGGGPITVALDRLQVSDGVALTGFRGNFTTRTGFTGDFTGRVNGEAPVRGSVLPDGARSAFRITADDAGSVLRAAGVFTRGVGGAFDMALRPLAADGQYDGTLAIRGIRVVDAPALADLLDAISVVGLLSQLNGPGILFSDVKGRFHLTPSAVEIREGSAVGPSLGISAAGTYQAGAGQLDLQGTISPVYMLNGIGQIFSKRREGLFGFNYRLTGRADDPKVTVNPLSIFTPGMFREIFRAEPPKLSQ